One part of the Lycium ferocissimum isolate CSIRO_LF1 chromosome 8, AGI_CSIRO_Lferr_CH_V1, whole genome shotgun sequence genome encodes these proteins:
- the LOC132068796 gene encoding U-box domain-containing protein 35-like — MMMSQRSSTGDKKGEEKATVVAIDKDKGSQYALKWAVDNLIGKGKNITLLHVKVRPSNSLPNADVSDGTPKVYRSDPDSQAKELFLPFRCFCNRKNIQVNEVVIEGIDVANSISDYISTNVIENLVMGAASRNGFVSRFKTMDIPSAVTKVVPGFCTVYVIAKGKVQTIKSASAPVPSTLPAPLQNQTSSSLGAKFGIIDTRYGQINNTRGPISTGSMADSRSPYATRSSTDDSDFIKSPFNRSKGVNKSYGDFSVADSDLSFVSSGRPSSDRTFLISMDNNELGLPPRLSNSSDTDNRYSAARLSNSSETESRLSFGSSFSGTRLSEANALSSNSFESGNGSWSSTNNLEDIEAEMRRLKQELKQTMDMYSTACKEALSAKHKALELSRWKVEEEQKLEEARLAEEAALAVAEKEKAKCRAALEAAEEAQRIAEREAQRRINAERKAHIEAEEKKKVLDALAQSDCRYRKYTIEEIEAATDNFAASRKIGEGGYGPVYKCYLDHTQVAIKVLRPDAAQGRSQFQQEVEVLSCIRHPNMVLLLGACPEFGCLVYEYMANGSLDDRLFRRGNTPVLPWQLRFRIAAEVGTSLLFLHQTKPEPLVHRDLKPGNILLDRNYVSKISDVGLARLVPPSVADSVTQYRMTSTAGTFCYIDPEYQQTGMLGTKSDIYSLGIMLLQIITARPPMGLTHHVERAIEKGTFADMLDPAVPDWPVEQALTFAKLALKCAELRRKDRPDLGTVILPELNKLRVLAEEAMQPMPYGSSPRTPSSESRSSSQVISGTDSNKSRSSNPFSSSTRSSGE; from the exons atgatgatgagccaaAGGAGCAGTACTGGAgataaaaaaggagaagaaaaggcAACAGTTGTTGCAATAGacaaagataaaggaagtcaaTATGCATTAAAATGGGCAGTTGATAATCTTATTGGCAAAGGCAAAAATATTACTCTTCTTCATGTTAAAGTCAGACCTTCTAATTCCCTTCCAAATGCAG ATGTGAGTGATGGAACTCCCAAAGTATATAGAAGTGATCCTGATAGTCAAGCAAAGGAGTTGTTCTTACCCTTCCGATGCTTCTGCAACCGTAAAAAT ATTCAAGtcaatgaagttgtaatcgAAGGCATAGACGTAGCAAACTCCATAAGCGACTACATTTCAACCAATGTCATAGAGAATCTGGTGATGGGAGCTGCATCAAGAAATGGTTTCGTTAGCAG ATTCAAGACGATGGATATTCCAAGCGCCGTCACCAAAGTTGTACCAGGCTTTTGCACAGTTTATGTGATTGCCAAAGGGAAAGTTCAAACGATAAAGAGTGCATCTGCGCCTGTTCCCAGTACACTACCTGCCCCGCTGCAGAATCAGACCAGCTCCTCTCTAGGTGCTAAGTTTGGCATCATCGATACACGTTATGgacaaatcaacaacacaagag GTCCTATTTCAACAGGAAGTATGGCTGATAGTAGGTCACCGTACGCAACCCGAAGTTCAACTGACGACTCAGATTTCATCAA GTCACCATTCAACAGAAGTAAAGGGGTAAACAAATCATATGGAGACTTCTCAGTGGCAGATTCTGACCTATCATTTGTGAGCTCTGGTCGTCCAAGCTCAGATCGTACATTTCTGATCTCTATGGACAATAATGAATTGGGTCTTCCACCTCGGCTTTCAAACAGCTCAGACACAGATAATAGATATTCTGCTGCTCGACTTTCAAACAGCTCAGAAACAGAGAGCAGATTAAGCTTTGGATCATCATTCTCAGGAACCAGGTTATCTGAAGCTAATGCCTTATCATCAAATTCTTTTGAGAGTGGAAATGGATCATGGTCATCAACCAACAACCTG GAAGACATTGAAGCGGAGATGAGAAGACTCAAGCAGGAGCTCAAGCAGACCATGGACATGTACAGCACAGCATGCAAGGAGGCACTTTCAGCAAAACATAAG GCATTGGAACTTAGCCGCTGGAAAgtagaagaagaacaaaaattagAAGAGGCACGACTAGCCGAGGAAGCAGCACTGGCCGTTGCagagaaagaaaaagcaaaGTGCAGGGCAGCCCTTGAAGCTGCGGAAGAAGCACAGAGGATTGCCGAACGGGAGGCACAGAGAAGAATCAATGCAGAAAGGAAGGCACACATTGAAGctgaagagaagaagaaggtatTGGATGCCCTTGCACAAAGTGATTGCCGGTATCGTAAGTATACAATAGAGGAGATTGAAGCAGCAACGGATAACTTTGCAGCATCTCGTAAAATTGGGGAAGGTGGATACGGGCCGGTATACAAGTGTTACTTGGATCACACGCAGGTTGCGATTAAGGTTCTTCGTCCAGATGCTGCTCAGGGAAGGTCACAATTTCAGCAAGAG GTTGAAGTTCTAAGCTGCATAAGGCATCCAAATATGGTTCTTCTACTTGGAGCCTGCCCTGAATTTGGCTGCCTAGTGTATGAGTACATGGCCAATGGGAGCTTAGATGATCGCCTCTTCCGAAGAGGAAACACTCCAGTTCTTCCTTGGCAACTAAGATTCCGTATAGCTGCAGAGGTCGGTACTAGCCTCCTTTTCCTTCACCAGACCAAGCCAGAACCTCTAGTGCACCGGGATCTGAAACCTGGCAACATTTTGCTAGACCGCAATTATGTAAGTAAGATCAGTGACGTTGGTTTAGCTAGGCTCGTCCCCCCTTCTGTAGCTGACTCTGTGACACAGTATCGAATGACGTCAACAGCGGGAACATTTTGTTATATAGACCCTGAATATCAGCAAACTGGGATGTTGGGAACAAAATCTGATATATACTCACTTGGAATAATGCTTCTCCAAATAATCACAGCCAGACCTCCAATGGGTTTGACCCACCATGTTGAGAGGGCAATTGAGAAAGGCACTTTTGCTGATATGCTTGATCCAGCAGTTCCTGACTGGCCTGTTGAACAGGCTCTGACGTTTGCCAAGTTAGCACTCAAGTGTGCAGAACTCAGGCGTAAAGATCGACCAGATCTTGGCACTGTCATTTTGCCTGAACTTAACAAGTTACGCGTACTCGCTGAAGAAGCAATGCAACCAATGCCTTATGGAAGCAGCCCAAGAACCCCATCCAGTGAAAGTCGATCTAGCTCTCAA GTAATTTCAGGAACTGATAGCAATAAAAGCCGCTCAAGCAACCCCTTTTCATCAAGCACAAGATCAAGTGGAGAATAA
- the LOC132068798 gene encoding pentatricopeptide repeat-containing protein At3g42630 isoform X1, which yields MAVGLVVSTAFASLTPKPTPFSLICHQNHPSAEKRPWRKKQGGNIEPRGNYADCASLIQVLSRKKMPVVAERLFLDMKSEGFVPDNSTLSALMLCYANNGLFSKALVAWDEIINSSYLPDVHVIAELIDIYGCKGYLDVAVRILHQIKLKDSNLLRDVYVRVISRFGKKGQLELMEIMLKEMVSMGFPVDSATGNAYVIYYSNFGTLSEMEVAYGRLKMSRILIEEEAIRSISLAYLKEEKLYSLGQFVRDVGLSRRNVGNLLWNLLLLSYAVNFKMKSLQREFVRMVESGFLPDLNTFNIRALAFSKMSLFWDLHVTLEHMKHEKVVPDLVTYGSVVDAYLDRNLGRNLDFALQKFNKNDCVTIATDPLVFEAMGKGDFHLSSEARLEFSKKKNWTYEELISTYLKKYFRRNQIFWNY from the exons ATGGCTGTTGGGTTAGTTGTGTCCACAGCCTTCGCATCACTAACTCCAAAACCAACTCCCTTTTCGTTAATTTGCCACCAAAATCACCCTTCTGCAGAAAAG AGACCTTGGCGCAAGAAACAAGGAGGAAATATTGAGCCACGCGGTAATTATGCAGATTGTGCTTCACTGATACAGGTGTTAAGTAGGAAAAAAATGCCTGTTGTTGCTGAAAGGCTATTCCTTGATATGAAATCTGAAGGTTTTGTACCTGATAACTCTACTTTGTCAGCGCTGATGTTATGCTATGCCAACAATGGTTTATTTTCCAAAGCATTAGTTGCTTGGGATGAAATCATAAACAGTTCATATCTGCCCGATGTCCATGTAATTGCTGAACTGATTGATATTTATGGCTGCAAAGGATATTTAGATGTTGCTGTCAGAATATTGCATCAGATTAAGTTGAAAGATTCCAACTTGCTTCGTGATGTTTATGTTCGGGTTATCTCTCGTTTCGGAAAGAAAGGGCAGCTTGAATTGATGGAAATTATGTTGAAAGAGATGGTTTCAATGGGGTTCCCTGTTGATTCTGCTACCGGAAATGCTTATGTAATATACTATAGCAATTTTGGCACGCTGAGTGAAATGGAAGTTGCATATGGCCGTCTTAAGATGTCAAGAATTCTTATAGAGGAAGAAGCGATCAGGTCGATCTCCTTGGCTTATCTCAAGGAAGAGAAGCTTTATAGTTTAGGTCAGTTTGTAAGAGACGTCGGTCTTTCTAGGAGAAATGTGGGAAATCTCCTGTGGAACCTGTTACTTCTTTCTTATGCTGTCAACTTCAAAATGAAAAGTTTGCAGAGAGAATTTGTGAGAATGGTAGAAAGTGGTTTTTTACCTGATCTTAATACTTTCAATATTAGAGCTTTGGCGTTTTCGAAAATGTCATTGTTTTGGGATCTGCATGTAACCCTTGAACATATGAAGCATGAGAAGGTAGTTCCTGATCTTGTGACTTACGGTTCTGTTGTTGATGCATACTTGGATAGAAATCTGGGACGAAATTTGGATTTTGCTTTAcagaaatttaataaaaatgatTGTGTTACAATAGCAACAGATCCACTTGTATTTGAGGCCATGGGGAAAGGGGATTTCCACTTAAGCTCAGAGGCACGTTTAGAGTTCAGTAAGAAAAAGAATTGGACGTATGAGGAGCTTATCAGTACCTATCTCAAGAAATACTTCCGCCGTAATCAAATCTTTTGGAACTATTGA
- the LOC132068798 gene encoding pentatricopeptide repeat-containing protein At3g42630 isoform X2 yields MPVVAERLFLDMKSEGFVPDNSTLSALMLCYANNGLFSKALVAWDEIINSSYLPDVHVIAELIDIYGCKGYLDVAVRILHQIKLKDSNLLRDVYVRVISRFGKKGQLELMEIMLKEMVSMGFPVDSATGNAYVIYYSNFGTLSEMEVAYGRLKMSRILIEEEAIRSISLAYLKEEKLYSLGQFVRDVGLSRRNVGNLLWNLLLLSYAVNFKMKSLQREFVRMVESGFLPDLNTFNIRALAFSKMSLFWDLHVTLEHMKHEKVVPDLVTYGSVVDAYLDRNLGRNLDFALQKFNKNDCVTIATDPLVFEAMGKGDFHLSSEARLEFSKKKNWTYEELISTYLKKYFRRNQIFWNY; encoded by the coding sequence ATGCCTGTTGTTGCTGAAAGGCTATTCCTTGATATGAAATCTGAAGGTTTTGTACCTGATAACTCTACTTTGTCAGCGCTGATGTTATGCTATGCCAACAATGGTTTATTTTCCAAAGCATTAGTTGCTTGGGATGAAATCATAAACAGTTCATATCTGCCCGATGTCCATGTAATTGCTGAACTGATTGATATTTATGGCTGCAAAGGATATTTAGATGTTGCTGTCAGAATATTGCATCAGATTAAGTTGAAAGATTCCAACTTGCTTCGTGATGTTTATGTTCGGGTTATCTCTCGTTTCGGAAAGAAAGGGCAGCTTGAATTGATGGAAATTATGTTGAAAGAGATGGTTTCAATGGGGTTCCCTGTTGATTCTGCTACCGGAAATGCTTATGTAATATACTATAGCAATTTTGGCACGCTGAGTGAAATGGAAGTTGCATATGGCCGTCTTAAGATGTCAAGAATTCTTATAGAGGAAGAAGCGATCAGGTCGATCTCCTTGGCTTATCTCAAGGAAGAGAAGCTTTATAGTTTAGGTCAGTTTGTAAGAGACGTCGGTCTTTCTAGGAGAAATGTGGGAAATCTCCTGTGGAACCTGTTACTTCTTTCTTATGCTGTCAACTTCAAAATGAAAAGTTTGCAGAGAGAATTTGTGAGAATGGTAGAAAGTGGTTTTTTACCTGATCTTAATACTTTCAATATTAGAGCTTTGGCGTTTTCGAAAATGTCATTGTTTTGGGATCTGCATGTAACCCTTGAACATATGAAGCATGAGAAGGTAGTTCCTGATCTTGTGACTTACGGTTCTGTTGTTGATGCATACTTGGATAGAAATCTGGGACGAAATTTGGATTTTGCTTTAcagaaatttaataaaaatgatTGTGTTACAATAGCAACAGATCCACTTGTATTTGAGGCCATGGGGAAAGGGGATTTCCACTTAAGCTCAGAGGCACGTTTAGAGTTCAGTAAGAAAAAGAATTGGACGTATGAGGAGCTTATCAGTACCTATCTCAAGAAATACTTCCGCCGTAATCAAATCTTTTGGAACTATTGA
- the LOC132068797 gene encoding cytochrome P450 CYP73A100-like, protein MAKFLNNTIFSILFTIAFLSCSKLLSFPLNYISLVVPLLPLIIHFLYANKSQNNLPPGPRTVPIFGNWLQVGNDLNHRLLATMSQTYGPIFLLKLGSKNLVVVSNPELANQVLHTQGVEFGSRPRNVVFDIFTGNGQDMVFTIYGEHWRKMRRIMTLPFFTNKVVHQYSDMWENEMDLVVDDLKNDKKVEYEGIVIRKRLQLMLYNIMYRMMFDAKFESQDDPLFIEATKFNSERSRLAQSFDYNYGDFIPLLRPFLRGYLNKCKDLQSRRLAFFNNYFVEKRRKIIGENGEKHKISCAIDHIIDAEMKGEISEQNVLYIVENINVAAIETTLWSMEWAIAELVNHPTVQQKIRDEISTVLKGKSVTESNLHELPYLQATVNETLRLHTPIPLLVPHMNLDEAKLGDYTIPKETKVVVNAWWLANNPAWWKNPTEFRPERFLEEDGGTEAAVGGGKVDFRYLPFGMGRRSCPGIILALPILGLVIAKLVSNFEMQAPPGEGKVDTSEKGGQFSLHIAKHSTVVFKPVAA, encoded by the exons ATGGCCAAATTTCTCAACAACACCATCTTTTCCATTCTCTTTACAATTGCATTTCTTTCATGTTCAAAGTTACTGTCATTCCCTCTCAATTACATTTCTCTTGTTGTCCCTTTACTTCCCCTTATTATCCACTTTCTCTATGCTAATAAGTCCCAAAACAACCTCCCACCAGGTCCACGAACGGTTCCAATTTTTGGTAATTGGCTACAAGTTGGCAATGACTTGAACCATCGACTCCTAGCCACCATGTCACAAACCTATGGTCCAATATTTTTACTCAAACTTGGGTCCAAAAACTTAGTTGTCGTATCGAACCCTGAACTAGCTAACCAAGTCCTACACACACAAGGGGTCGAGTTTGGGTCCCGTCCACGTAACGTTGTGTTCGACATATTTACGGGCAATGGACAAGACATGGTGTTCACAATATATGGTGAGCATTGGAGAAAAATGAGACGTATTATGACACTTCCATTTTTTACTAACAAAGTGGTGCACCAATATAGTGATATGTGGGAAAATGAGATGGACCTAGTAGTTGATGACTTGAAGAATGATAAAAAGGTGGAATATGAGGGAATTGTGATTAGGAAACGCTTGCAATTGATGTTATATAATATTATGTATCGAATGATGTTTGATGCAAAATTTGAGTCTCAAGATGATCCTTTGTTCATTGAGGCAACTAAGTTTAACTCAGAGAGAAGTAGATTAGCTCAGAGCTTTGACTATAATTATGGTGATTTTATACCTTTGCTTAGACCATTCTTGAGAGGGTACCTTAACAAGTGCAAGGACTTGCAATCAAGAAGACTTGCATTCTTCAATAATTACTTTGTGGAGAAAAGAAG GAAAATAATTGGTGAAAATGGAGAAAAGCACAAGATAAGCTGCGCTATTGATCACATAATAGATGCTGAAATGAAAGGAGAAATAAGTGAACAAAATGTGTTGTATATTGTGGAAAACATCAATGTTGCAGCAATTGAAACAACTCTATGGTCCATGGAATGGGCAATAGCTGAGCTTGTCAATCATCCAACAGTTCAACAAAAGATCAGAGATGAAATCTCAACCGTCCTTAAAGGCAAATCAGTCACAGAATCAAACCTCCATGAGTTGCCCTACTTGCAAGCCACAGTAAATGAGACATTAAGACTCCACACACCAATACCATTACTAGTACCCCATATGAACCTTGATGAAGCAAAGCTAGGTGATTACACTATTCCGAAAGAAACTAAAGTGGTTGTTAATGCATGGTGGTTGGCTAACAACCCTGCATGGTGGAAAAACCCTACCGAGTTCCGGCCCGAGCGGTTCCTCGAGGAGGATGGCGGCACGGAGGCGGCTGTTGGAGGTGGCAAGGTGGATTTCCGGTACTTGCCATTTGGTATGGGGAGGCGGAGCTGCCCGGGAATCATCCTTGCACTGCCAATTCTGGGGCTTGTCATAGCCAAACTAGTGTCAAATTTTGAAATGCAGGCTCCTCCAGGTGAGGGAAAGGTTGATACAAGTGAGAAAGGGGGGCAGTTTAGCTTGCACATTGCTAAACATTCCACAGTTGTGTTCAAACCTGTTGCTGCATAA